From one Halobacteriovorax sp. GB3 genomic stretch:
- a CDS encoding YdcF family protein — MFKSKYIFETKKTRTIRYIKNASFILFFSFVCYSISTLLFLLVSKNENTLTQEVFYKRPPDLIVVFTGHKGRIPYAVSLAKKYKQNSLFISGVHSKNTVDTLIAPMNLDGKINPDLLHIDYLARNTVENVLSTLQFLRKKPGLETILIVSHDYHIMRIKHIMDKLRTHDDRYRFYFAGVKTQYKSMRSVKILYKEVFKYIRTYLFLLLWDSDMTSY; from the coding sequence ATGTTTAAAAGCAAATACATTTTTGAAACTAAGAAAACGAGAACCATTCGCTATATTAAGAATGCTTCTTTTATCTTATTTTTCTCGTTTGTTTGCTATTCAATCTCGACGCTTCTCTTTCTACTCGTATCTAAAAATGAAAATACATTAACTCAGGAGGTCTTTTATAAAAGGCCTCCTGATTTGATTGTTGTCTTTACTGGCCATAAGGGAAGAATTCCCTACGCTGTTAGCCTGGCTAAGAAGTACAAACAAAACAGTCTCTTTATCTCTGGAGTGCATTCGAAAAATACAGTCGACACACTTATCGCTCCAATGAATTTAGATGGAAAAATAAATCCAGACCTACTTCACATTGATTATCTAGCAAGAAATACCGTTGAAAATGTTCTTTCAACTCTTCAGTTTCTAAGAAAGAAACCAGGATTAGAAACCATATTGATTGTCTCCCATGATTATCACATCATGAGAATCAAACATATTATGGATAAGCTTAGAACACATGATGATCGCTATCGTTTTTACTTTGCTGGTGTTAAGACACAATACAAATCCATGAGAAGTGTAAAGATCCTCTATAAGGAAGTCTTTAAATACATCAGGACATATCTCTTCCTACTCTTATGGGATAGCGATATGACGAGTTATTAA
- a CDS encoding 5-fold beta-flower protein gives MSSFKDTSYFDIGTVDGNDIKVGSRVIGHVANNQVTDANDQILGYVVGNTIVNLRDSVMAYFDDGEIYDGHHHIIGHYEGGDHTGAGGAAYMIFLTKKKVSKKAS, from the coding sequence ATGTCGTCTTTCAAAGATACAAGTTATTTTGATATCGGAACCGTTGATGGCAACGATATTAAGGTAGGTAGCCGAGTCATTGGTCACGTTGCCAACAATCAGGTAACAGATGCAAATGATCAAATTCTTGGTTACGTAGTAGGCAATACTATAGTCAATCTAAGAGATAGCGTTATGGCCTATTTTGATGATGGTGAAATCTATGATGGACATCATCACATCATTGGTCATTATGAAGGTGGCGACCATACAGGTGCCGGAGGTGCCGCCTATATGATTTTTCTCACCAAGAAAAAAGTATCCAAAAAAGCTTCCTAA
- a CDS encoding acetyl-CoA carboxylase carboxyltransferase subunit alpha, producing the protein MSDLLNNYTLEFEKPVKELEDQIKELKEATKKSEIDISNEVKALQNKVSTLMTEIYENLTPWERVQLSRHPNRPHSVDYIEKIVDEFHEVSGDRFFANDQAIITGFGKIGGEKVAVVAIEKGRKTKEKVTHNFGMPRPEGYRKALRVIQMAGRFNIPVVTFVDTPGAYPGIGAEERGQASAIAENLVELFDIKTPMLSVVIGEGGSGGALGIAIADRVLMMEYSVYSVISPESCASILWADPKKAETAANALNLGPAKALELKIVDDMIKEPIGGAHKNPELAADLVKSAIVKEITNLKKNDIDTLLTKRFEKFRAMGNTTITE; encoded by the coding sequence ATGAGCGACCTACTCAATAACTACACCCTTGAGTTTGAAAAGCCAGTTAAAGAGCTCGAAGATCAAATTAAAGAACTTAAAGAAGCGACAAAAAAGTCTGAAATTGATATCTCGAATGAGGTAAAGGCCCTGCAAAATAAGGTCTCAACTCTTATGACTGAGATTTATGAAAACCTTACTCCATGGGAGAGAGTTCAGCTTTCACGTCACCCTAATAGACCACACTCAGTAGATTATATTGAAAAGATTGTTGATGAATTTCACGAAGTTTCAGGTGATCGATTCTTTGCTAACGACCAGGCAATTATCACTGGTTTTGGAAAAATTGGTGGAGAAAAAGTTGCTGTTGTGGCCATTGAGAAAGGGCGCAAAACAAAAGAAAAAGTAACTCATAACTTTGGTATGCCAAGACCTGAAGGTTATAGAAAGGCCTTGAGAGTAATTCAAATGGCAGGACGTTTTAATATTCCTGTTGTGACATTTGTTGATACTCCGGGTGCTTATCCAGGAATTGGTGCCGAGGAAAGAGGTCAGGCGAGTGCTATTGCTGAGAACCTCGTAGAGCTTTTTGATATTAAAACACCTATGCTCTCTGTTGTTATTGGAGAAGGTGGATCTGGTGGAGCTCTTGGGATCGCAATTGCTGATCGCGTTCTTATGATGGAGTACTCTGTGTACTCAGTTATTTCTCCTGAGTCATGTGCTTCAATTCTTTGGGCCGATCCAAAGAAAGCAGAGACTGCGGCAAATGCACTTAATCTTGGTCCAGCAAAAGCTCTTGAACTTAAGATTGTTGATGACATGATTAAAGAACCAATTGGTGGTGCCCACAAAAACCCTGAGCTTGCGGCAGATTTAGTTAAGAGTGCTATTGTAAAAGAAATCACTAATTTAAAGAAAAATGATATCGATACTCTACTTACAAAGAGATTCGAAAAATTCCGCGCTATGGGGAATACAACTATTACAGAATAA
- the gmk gene encoding guanylate kinase: protein MGDDCTGKIVVIIGPSGTGKSTLIQRVKEQFPQLIESISYTTRPRRPSETDGVHYFFISKTEFEEMIEAGEFLEWAKVHDDYKGTGKGFVQKKLEEGKYLLFDLDVQGADSIKEAFPEKAEAIFIAPPSLEELEKRLKNRGTESEKSLEIRLSNSKKEILRKDDYDYCIINDELERAYTELEATVRSILDS, encoded by the coding sequence ATGGGTGATGATTGCACCGGTAAAATTGTCGTAATTATCGGTCCCTCTGGGACTGGTAAATCTACTTTGATTCAAAGAGTGAAGGAACAATTTCCTCAGCTAATTGAATCAATTTCTTATACTACACGTCCTAGAAGGCCTAGTGAGACCGATGGTGTCCACTATTTCTTTATTTCTAAAACAGAATTTGAAGAAATGATTGAGGCCGGAGAATTTTTAGAGTGGGCCAAGGTTCACGACGATTACAAAGGAACTGGAAAAGGTTTTGTTCAAAAGAAACTTGAGGAAGGGAAGTACCTTCTTTTTGATCTCGATGTACAAGGAGCTGATTCCATTAAAGAAGCTTTTCCTGAAAAGGCCGAAGCAATTTTCATTGCTCCTCCAAGCTTAGAAGAACTTGAAAAACGTCTCAAAAATCGTGGGACGGAATCTGAAAAATCATTAGAAATTCGTTTGTCTAACTCTAAGAAAGAGATTTTACGCAAAGATGACTATGATTATTGTATAATAAATGATGAGTTAGAAAGGGCCTACACGGAGCTTGAAGCGACGGTACGTTCAATTTTAGACAGCTAA
- a CDS encoding sodium:solute symporter family protein — protein sequence MQGFQQSVDIQSLISPLDWVVFAFTIALTAASVLYGNSLKKKTTNEKDNFLDLLLMGRKLTLPLFVSTLVATWYGGIFGVTEIAFNNGIYNFITQGAFWYVAYLIFAFFIIHKIKSYQAVTLPDLIGKMFGPNSAKLSALFNLFNVLPIAYTISLGLFLQTLFGGELLFNMSIGLIFVVLYSMWGGLRSVVFSDIIQFFVMCLGVFLVFSTSISTFGGLDFLKANLPTTHFEPLGGHGLATTLVWGLIALSTLVDPNFYQRCFAAESEKTAKKGIIISTGIWFLFDICTTFGAMYARAVLPEAESSTAYLTYAVQLLPDGLRGLFLAGILATILSTLDSYLFLAGTTITFDLLPIKWREKVSIHHLGVLSTAFISLILAYHFDGNIKLVWKTLGSYSAACLLLPVLFGYLFPGKISDKQFLFSSILGIVFTTYWRNAPLPGFYAQIDELYAGIVATSMGLIICRTLANFRSN from the coding sequence ATGCAAGGCTTCCAACAATCCGTTGATATTCAATCACTTATTTCCCCGTTAGACTGGGTCGTCTTTGCTTTTACTATCGCACTTACCGCGGCCAGTGTTCTCTATGGGAATTCCTTAAAAAAGAAAACGACTAATGAGAAAGACAATTTTCTCGACCTCTTATTAATGGGAAGGAAACTAACTCTCCCACTCTTTGTCTCAACTCTCGTTGCCACATGGTATGGAGGAATATTTGGCGTAACTGAAATTGCTTTTAATAATGGTATCTACAATTTTATCACTCAGGGAGCATTCTGGTATGTCGCCTATTTAATCTTTGCTTTCTTTATCATTCACAAAATTAAAAGCTATCAGGCCGTTACTTTGCCGGATCTGATAGGTAAAATGTTCGGTCCAAATTCGGCTAAGCTAAGTGCTCTATTCAACCTTTTTAATGTTTTGCCAATCGCTTACACGATCAGTCTAGGGCTCTTTCTACAAACTCTCTTTGGTGGCGAGCTACTCTTTAATATGAGTATAGGTCTAATCTTTGTTGTTCTCTATTCAATGTGGGGCGGACTTCGTTCTGTTGTCTTCTCTGATATCATTCAATTTTTTGTCATGTGCCTTGGTGTTTTTCTTGTCTTCTCAACATCCATCTCAACATTTGGTGGACTAGATTTTCTTAAGGCCAACTTACCTACCACTCACTTTGAACCTCTTGGAGGTCATGGATTAGCAACAACACTTGTCTGGGGACTCATTGCTCTATCAACTCTTGTTGATCCAAATTTCTATCAGCGATGTTTTGCTGCGGAATCAGAAAAAACGGCTAAAAAAGGGATTATTATATCAACGGGAATTTGGTTTCTCTTCGATATTTGTACGACTTTTGGGGCCATGTATGCAAGGGCAGTTCTTCCAGAGGCAGAATCATCAACGGCTTATTTAACTTATGCAGTTCAACTGCTTCCCGATGGTCTTCGAGGCCTTTTCTTAGCAGGAATACTTGCGACAATTCTTTCAACTCTCGACTCTTATCTCTTTTTAGCTGGAACAACTATCACATTTGATCTCCTTCCAATTAAGTGGAGAGAAAAAGTCAGCATTCACCATTTAGGGGTTCTCTCAACGGCCTTCATTTCACTTATTTTAGCCTATCACTTTGATGGAAATATTAAACTTGTTTGGAAAACCTTAGGAAGTTACTCGGCGGCTTGCTTACTTCTTCCTGTTCTTTTTGGATATCTCTTTCCTGGAAAGATTTCAGACAAACAATTTCTCTTTTCTTCAATTCTAGGAATTGTCTTTACGACTTACTGGCGCAACGCGCCACTGCCCGGATTTTACGCCCAAATCGACGAACTTTACGCTGGAATTGTTGCAACTTCAATGGGTCTCATCATTTGTCGAACTTTAGCGAATTTTCGATCAAATTAA
- a CDS encoding YicC/YloC family endoribonuclease, which produces MAIQSMTGFGSGEASNDEYTVTVEIKSVNHRFKDVRFKMSSLFSSIELDLKKMLLNVFKRGSFDIYLSYKRVDTKTRFDDIDETKVEAFLSKAKSMAQASGVELQISATDFLRSEFFKDVDETRNETTLGLAKEAFAAAIEGLKESRLQEGSKMVDVIKKHRQTYEENYKTISGLTETFQNHVEDKLKKRIADMGKELSVDEPRFLQEVVYYMEKLDVHEEINRIDSHLQKLDSLLSSNKEVGRQIDFLVQELNRETNTIGSKSGLQEISEAVVQMKVQLEKIREQGLNLE; this is translated from the coding sequence GTGGCCATTCAGTCAATGACAGGTTTTGGAAGTGGAGAAGCTAGTAACGATGAATATACAGTTACTGTTGAAATTAAATCAGTAAATCATCGTTTCAAAGATGTACGCTTCAAAATGTCATCGCTGTTCTCTTCGATTGAATTGGACCTCAAGAAAATGCTTCTTAATGTCTTTAAGAGAGGAAGTTTTGATATTTATCTCTCTTATAAAAGAGTTGATACAAAGACTCGCTTTGACGATATTGACGAAACAAAAGTTGAGGCCTTTTTAAGCAAGGCCAAGTCTATGGCCCAAGCTTCAGGGGTTGAGCTTCAAATCTCAGCGACTGACTTTCTTAGGTCCGAATTTTTTAAAGATGTGGACGAGACGAGAAATGAAACAACTTTAGGGCTTGCAAAAGAAGCTTTTGCTGCTGCTATTGAAGGTTTAAAGGAATCTCGTTTACAAGAAGGTTCTAAGATGGTGGATGTTATTAAAAAACACCGTCAAACCTATGAAGAAAACTATAAAACGATCAGTGGTCTTACTGAAACGTTCCAAAATCACGTAGAAGATAAACTTAAAAAAAGAATTGCCGATATGGGTAAGGAACTCTCAGTTGATGAACCTCGATTTCTGCAGGAAGTGGTCTATTACATGGAAAAACTTGATGTCCATGAAGAGATCAATAGAATTGATTCGCACCTGCAAAAATTGGATAGTCTCTTGTCGTCTAACAAAGAGGTTGGTAGACAAATAGACTTCTTAGTTCAAGAACTGAATAGAGAAACTAATACTATTGGCTCTAAGTCTGGCCTGCAGGAAATTTCTGAAGCTGTTGTTCAAATGAAAGTACAACTTGAGAAAATCAGAGAGCAGGGACTCAACTTGGAGTAA
- a CDS encoding RelA/SpoT family protein, whose amino-acid sequence MFQQLDFSHERNLTIDELIKRVESYYPDADFALLRKAYLFAERSHKGQMRSSGEEYIIHPMNVAATLIKLRMDIDSICAGFLHDVVEDCDVTPEEIEQEFGTAIAQIVVGLTKISKIKFKTKEESQAENFRKMVVAMAKDLRVIIVKLSDRMHNMRTLQYVNDDKQKKIAQETLDIYVPLASRLGINSVKTELEDLCLRFLHPDIYYRLAEKIAMKKSEREDYIKETLENVEEKLLEYSLKAFVKGRSKHFFSIYKKMKARGVDFEQIHDILAFRVIVNNITECYKTLGIIHSHFTPIPGRFKDYIAIPKVNNYQSLHTTVIGPKAERIEIQIRTHDMDEVAERGVAAHWKYKEGMVSGTRKLDWVEELLEFNQNVENNSEFMDVVKNDLDIGGVFVFTPTGDVRELRYGATPLDFAYSIHTDVGNKCVGAKVNGKMVPLRYTLKSGDTVEVLTSKTQTPSKDWMNIVKSSKAKAKIRQWLLKTERDRNRELGHQMLDKALKLFSVNIKHLLKSHEMKQVLKEFKCKDENELFQFIGAGKYTPKQVIEKVPSIEVEDKEEATTKIEEIDTLSKKLSKSARRKSNKDNAVIVDGMEDVLVRMARCCNPIPGDPIVGYITRGRGITVHKADCNRMEGELSRRIHIEWNPDFSFKHPVNIRIITHDKPGILSQISKQINNIGVNIRSALAKSLHDRKGSFIFEIEVKDYSELLKAISSIEALEEVISVTRA is encoded by the coding sequence GTGTTTCAGCAATTAGACTTTTCACACGAAAGAAACCTGACAATTGATGAGTTAATTAAAAGAGTAGAATCTTATTATCCAGATGCGGACTTCGCACTGTTGAGAAAGGCGTATCTTTTTGCTGAGCGCTCACACAAAGGTCAAATGAGAAGTTCTGGTGAAGAATACATTATTCACCCAATGAACGTTGCGGCAACTCTCATTAAACTTCGCATGGACATCGATAGTATTTGTGCAGGTTTTCTTCATGATGTTGTTGAAGACTGTGATGTTACTCCTGAAGAAATTGAACAAGAATTTGGAACAGCGATTGCACAAATCGTAGTTGGTCTAACAAAAATTTCAAAAATCAAATTTAAGACTAAAGAAGAGTCACAAGCAGAGAACTTTCGTAAGATGGTTGTCGCAATGGCTAAAGACCTTCGTGTTATTATCGTAAAACTCTCAGATCGTATGCACAACATGCGAACACTTCAATATGTTAACGATGACAAGCAAAAGAAGATCGCCCAAGAGACTCTTGATATTTATGTACCTCTTGCTTCGAGACTGGGGATTAACTCTGTCAAAACGGAACTAGAGGATCTGTGCCTTAGATTCCTCCACCCTGATATCTATTATCGCTTGGCCGAGAAAATCGCCATGAAGAAATCAGAGCGTGAAGATTATATTAAAGAAACTCTTGAAAACGTTGAAGAAAAACTTTTAGAGTACTCTCTTAAGGCCTTTGTTAAAGGTCGTTCCAAGCACTTCTTTTCTATCTATAAAAAGATGAAAGCAAGAGGAGTAGACTTTGAACAGATTCACGATATTCTTGCTTTTAGAGTAATCGTTAACAATATTACTGAATGTTATAAAACATTAGGTATTATTCATTCTCACTTCACACCTATCCCAGGTAGGTTTAAAGACTATATTGCCATTCCAAAGGTTAACAACTACCAGTCTCTTCACACAACAGTTATTGGTCCTAAGGCCGAGAGAATTGAAATTCAAATTAGAACTCATGACATGGATGAAGTTGCTGAAAGAGGGGTTGCCGCTCACTGGAAATATAAAGAGGGAATGGTTAGTGGTACTAGAAAGCTAGACTGGGTTGAAGAGCTTCTCGAATTTAACCAAAACGTTGAAAACAACTCTGAGTTCATGGATGTTGTTAAAAACGACCTCGATATTGGTGGTGTCTTTGTCTTTACTCCAACTGGAGATGTCAGAGAATTGCGCTATGGTGCCACACCTCTTGATTTTGCTTACTCTATTCACACTGATGTTGGAAACAAATGTGTTGGTGCTAAAGTAAATGGCAAGATGGTTCCACTTCGTTACACGTTAAAATCCGGTGATACTGTTGAAGTGTTAACAAGTAAAACTCAAACACCATCTAAAGACTGGATGAATATTGTTAAGTCTTCAAAGGCCAAAGCAAAAATTCGTCAATGGTTATTAAAAACTGAAAGAGATAGAAATAGAGAGCTAGGTCATCAAATGCTTGATAAAGCGTTGAAACTTTTCTCTGTTAATATTAAGCACCTTTTGAAATCTCACGAGATGAAACAAGTTCTTAAAGAATTCAAATGTAAGGATGAGAATGAGCTCTTTCAATTCATTGGTGCTGGTAAGTACACGCCTAAGCAGGTTATTGAAAAAGTTCCAAGTATTGAAGTAGAGGATAAAGAGGAAGCTACAACTAAGATCGAAGAAATTGATACTCTTTCTAAAAAGCTTTCGAAATCAGCTCGTAGAAAATCCAATAAAGATAATGCTGTTATCGTAGATGGTATGGAAGATGTTCTTGTTCGTATGGCAAGATGTTGTAACCCTATTCCAGGTGATCCTATTGTAGGTTATATTACAAGAGGTCGTGGAATTACTGTCCACAAAGCTGACTGTAATAGAATGGAAGGTGAGCTTTCAAGAAGGATTCATATTGAATGGAACCCTGATTTTAGCTTTAAGCATCCTGTAAATATTCGAATTATTACTCATGATAAGCCAGGAATTCTATCTCAGATTTCTAAGCAAATTAATAATATCGGAGTAAATATTCGATCGGCGCTTGCTAAGTCTCTACACGATAGAAAGGGTTCTTTTATCTTTGAAATCGAAGTTAAGGACTATTCGGAATTGCTAAAAGCTATCAGCTCTATTGAAGCGCTTGAAGAAGTTATCTCCGTAACAAGGGCTTAA
- a CDS encoding LysR substrate-binding domain-containing protein, producing the protein MTITQLEYVLAVDKFRHFGKASKACHVTQPTLSMQLQKLEDELGIIIFDRSKSPTLPTMEGAKLIEQARIVLREFNKISDIIQDDGESITGDFKLAVIPTLAPYLLPLFLEPFTRKYPDLNLKIEEAKTEDIIQMLDKDEIDGGLLVTPLHEDRLIERVLFYEPFYVFASKENDLYKKKKVKESDLNLDEIWLLNEGNCLRTQVLNLCSREKEGLGKEKNIHFESGNLETLKNIVSSGDGFTLLPELATRNLNSNEIKMLRKFSGNTPSREVSLVHGRSFLKERIINALVDEIIHSLPDEVRSLKSNKLEIVEIFQR; encoded by the coding sequence ATGACAATTACACAATTAGAATACGTTCTCGCTGTTGATAAATTCCGTCACTTCGGAAAAGCTTCTAAGGCATGTCATGTAACACAGCCAACATTAAGTATGCAGTTACAAAAGCTTGAAGATGAACTTGGAATCATTATTTTTGATCGTTCTAAAAGTCCTACTCTTCCTACAATGGAAGGAGCAAAATTGATTGAACAAGCAAGAATTGTTCTTCGAGAGTTCAATAAAATCTCTGACATTATTCAAGACGACGGAGAAAGTATCACTGGTGACTTTAAGTTAGCAGTCATCCCAACTTTAGCTCCTTATTTATTACCACTTTTTCTTGAACCATTTACTCGGAAATATCCTGATCTTAATTTAAAGATAGAAGAGGCCAAGACCGAAGATATTATTCAGATGTTAGATAAGGATGAAATTGATGGTGGTCTTCTCGTCACACCTCTTCACGAAGACCGTTTGATTGAAAGAGTTCTTTTTTATGAACCGTTCTATGTCTTTGCTTCAAAAGAAAATGATCTTTATAAGAAAAAGAAAGTTAAAGAATCTGATTTGAATCTAGATGAGATTTGGCTTTTAAATGAAGGAAATTGTCTTCGAACTCAAGTTTTGAATCTTTGTTCTCGTGAAAAAGAAGGACTTGGTAAAGAAAAAAATATTCACTTTGAAAGTGGAAATCTAGAGACATTGAAGAATATTGTTTCTTCTGGAGATGGTTTTACATTACTTCCAGAACTAGCTACGAGAAATCTAAATTCTAACGAAATCAAAATGCTAAGAAAGTTCTCTGGAAATACACCTTCAAGGGAAGTGTCTCTTGTGCACGGAAGAAGCTTTTTGAAAGAAAGAATTATTAATGCTCTTGTTGACGAGATTATTCATTCACTACCTGATGAAGTGAGATCTCTAAAGAGTAATAAGTTAGAAATTGTTGAAATTTTTCAACGCTAG
- a CDS encoding RidA family protein — protein sequence MTFKKNIIKTDKAPAAVGTYSQGVEHNGTYYFSGQIGLEPETMTMKDDFQSQMDQILKNIDGLLESQGLTRENIIKTSIFVTDLENFGLVNEAYVKYFQEPYPARSCVQVPRLPKDALVEIEVIAAK from the coding sequence ATGACTTTTAAAAAGAATATTATTAAAACAGATAAGGCCCCGGCAGCAGTCGGGACTTATTCTCAAGGTGTTGAGCATAACGGAACTTATTATTTTTCGGGTCAAATTGGTCTAGAGCCAGAAACGATGACAATGAAAGATGATTTTCAGTCTCAAATGGACCAAATTCTAAAAAATATTGACGGATTACTTGAGTCTCAAGGACTTACGAGAGAGAATATTATTAAGACTTCTATTTTCGTAACTGACCTAGAAAACTTTGGTCTGGTTAATGAAGCTTATGTAAAATATTTTCAAGAGCCATACCCGGCGAGATCTTGTGTCCAAGTTCCTCGTCTACCAAAAGATGCCCTTGTTGAAATCGAGGTTATCGCGGCAAAGTAG
- a CDS encoding NADP-dependent malic enzyme: protein MATHDEKTQQALDYHSNGRPGKLEVIATKPCLTANDLSKAYSPGVASPCLEIAKDPEAAYKYTAKGNLVGVVSNGSAVLGLGNIGALAGKPVMEGKGILFKRFADIDVFDIEVNEDTVEGMVKVVSALEPTFGGINLEDIKAPECFEIEKQLVEKMNIPVFHDDQHGTAIIASAGFINAVEITKKNISDLKVVFSGAGAASMACADLFFKMGVKRENLLMTDSKGVIYKGRESGMNKYKEKFAVDTDARTLADAMKDADAFIGCSARGVLTKEMVATMAKDPIIFAMANPEPEIYPHEAHEVRSDVIMATGRSDFPNQVNNVLGFPFIFRGALDVRATKINDEMKLAAVHALADLAKEEVPDEVKIAYGNEEFTFGREYLIPKPFDTRVLTRLAPAVAKAAMESGVAKHKIYDLKEYAAQLEDRLGSSAAFMKSIRDRLSSHVQKRGKKVKTVFAEGANTRVLQAVRSILEDDKIEPILLGDPEIINRKMDELGLESLKSIEIIKPKTHPKFREFYTEYSKQKQREGVSIYHAEDMMMQENYFGSMMVKEGLADSFLAGPTLSYPECFKPVMRTIGTVNDKNAAGVYVMVFKNRVLFFADCTAQIDPSAESLCEIANSTAELYRDLMRKEPRIAFLSFSSFGSNSHPSAKKMKKATELTKEKYPKLIVDGEVQADIAVNHNIMDKLFNFCELDKGADILIFPELNSANISYKLLQQLTDADAIGPILVPMKSAVNIIQRTAPISEVINIAILTALQACEMEATKK from the coding sequence ATGGCAACTCATGATGAAAAAACGCAACAAGCTCTGGATTACCACTCAAACGGTAGACCAGGAAAACTAGAAGTTATAGCAACCAAGCCTTGCCTTACGGCAAATGACCTTTCAAAGGCCTATTCTCCAGGAGTAGCCTCTCCATGTTTAGAGATCGCAAAAGATCCTGAAGCGGCTTATAAGTACACAGCAAAGGGTAACCTTGTTGGTGTTGTTTCAAATGGTTCAGCTGTTCTTGGACTTGGAAATATTGGGGCCCTCGCAGGTAAACCAGTAATGGAAGGAAAAGGGATCCTTTTTAAGCGCTTCGCTGATATTGATGTTTTTGATATTGAAGTTAATGAAGACACTGTTGAAGGAATGGTTAAAGTTGTTAGTGCTCTTGAGCCTACTTTTGGGGGAATCAACCTAGAAGATATCAAAGCTCCAGAATGTTTTGAAATTGAAAAGCAACTTGTGGAAAAAATGAATATTCCAGTTTTCCACGATGACCAACACGGAACAGCGATCATCGCTTCAGCCGGTTTTATCAACGCTGTAGAAATCACTAAGAAAAACATTTCCGACCTTAAAGTTGTTTTCTCTGGTGCTGGTGCCGCTTCAATGGCATGTGCAGACCTTTTCTTTAAAATGGGTGTAAAAAGAGAAAACCTACTTATGACTGACTCGAAAGGAGTTATCTACAAAGGTCGTGAGTCTGGAATGAATAAGTACAAAGAAAAGTTTGCAGTTGATACTGATGCAAGAACTCTGGCTGATGCAATGAAAGATGCTGATGCATTCATTGGTTGTTCGGCACGTGGAGTTCTAACAAAAGAAATGGTTGCAACAATGGCAAAAGATCCAATTATCTTTGCTATGGCAAACCCTGAGCCAGAAATTTATCCACATGAAGCGCATGAAGTAAGAAGCGACGTTATCATGGCAACGGGACGTTCAGACTTCCCTAACCAAGTTAACAACGTTCTTGGTTTCCCATTTATCTTCCGTGGAGCTCTTGATGTGAGAGCGACAAAGATCAATGATGAAATGAAGCTTGCTGCCGTTCACGCTCTAGCGGATCTTGCGAAAGAAGAAGTTCCTGACGAAGTAAAAATTGCTTATGGAAATGAAGAGTTCACATTTGGTCGTGAATACCTAATTCCAAAACCATTTGATACAAGGGTTCTAACTCGTCTAGCTCCTGCTGTTGCTAAAGCTGCGATGGAATCAGGTGTAGCAAAACATAAAATCTATGATCTTAAAGAATATGCTGCTCAACTTGAAGATAGACTTGGTTCAAGTGCCGCTTTCATGAAGTCAATCAGAGATAGACTTTCTTCACACGTTCAAAAGCGTGGTAAGAAAGTTAAGACAGTTTTCGCTGAAGGTGCTAACACTCGTGTTCTACAAGCAGTTAGATCAATTCTTGAAGATGATAAAATTGAGCCAATCCTTCTTGGTGATCCAGAAATCATTAACAGAAAAATGGATGAACTGGGACTTGAATCTCTTAAATCAATTGAAATCATCAAGCCAAAAACGCATCCAAAATTCCGTGAATTCTATACAGAGTATAGCAAGCAAAAACAAAGAGAAGGTGTATCAATCTATCACGCAGAAGATATGATGATGCAAGAAAACTACTTTGGTTCAATGATGGTTAAAGAAGGGCTAGCAGATTCATTCCTTGCAGGTCCAACTCTTTCTTATCCTGAATGCTTTAAGCCTGTGATGAGAACAATTGGAACAGTTAACGATAAAAACGCCGCAGGTGTTTACGTTATGGTTTTCAAAAACCGAGTCCTATTCTTTGCAGACTGTACTGCTCAGATTGATCCAAGTGCTGAATCACTTTGTGAAATCGCAAACTCTACTGCAGAACTCTATAGAGACTTAATGAGAAAAGAGCCAAGAATTGCTTTCCTAAGCTTTTCAAGTTTTGGATCGAACTCTCATCCAAGTGCTAAGAAAATGAAAAAAGCAACAGAACTAACAAAAGAGAAATACCCTAAGCTAATCGTTGACGGTGAAGTTCAAGCTGATATTGCTGTTAATCACAATATCATGGATAAACTATTCAACTTCTGTGAATTAGATAAAGGTGCAGACATCCTTATCTTCCCAGAGCTTAACTCAGCAAACATCAGCTACAAGCTTCTACAGCAATTAACTGATGCCGATGCGATTGGGCCAATCCTAGTTCCGATGAAATCAGCGGTTAACATTATTCAACGTACAGCTCCGATTTCTGAAGTAATTAACATTGCTATTCTTACAGCTCTTCAAGCTTGTGAGATGGAAGCAACAAAGAAGTAA